A genomic window from Arvicola amphibius chromosome 5, mArvAmp1.2, whole genome shotgun sequence includes:
- the LOC119814999 gene encoding beta-defensin 19-like, with product MTGILRSQQRALDPLEVTDDYKAACKNPVLQCMGNRGFCRSTCKKDEQPYFYCRTYQTCCLQPYVRISLASAEDTTNWSYEKHWPKIP from the exons ATGACAGGTATCCTCAGAAGTcagcagagggcactggatcccctggaagtaaCAGATGATTATAAGGCAGCAT GCAAAAATCCCGTCCTTCAATGCATGGGTAACAGAGGCTTCTGTAGGTCCACCTGCAAGAAGGATGAGCAGCCTTACTTCTATTGCCGAACTTATCAGACATGCTGCCTCCAGCCCTACGTGCGGATCAGCCTTGCCAGCGCAGAGGACACCACCAACTGGTCTTATGAGAAACACTGGCCAAAAATACCATGA
- the LOC119814069 gene encoding beta-defensin 36-like, with protein MRTAVLAMALLLLLSQVIPGNPEKCWKSQGACREECSKNEKFYILCWSGKMCCVKPQKVPQLSQDLD; from the exons ATGAGGACCGCAGTGTTAGCTATggctctgttgctgctgctatcCCAGGTCATTCCAG GGAACCCTGAAAAGTGCTGGAAATCTCAGGGTGCCTGCCGCGAAGAATGCTCCAAGAATgaaaagttctacatcttgtgcTGGAGTGGCAAAATGTGCTGTGTGAAGCCCCAGAAGGTGCCACAGCTGTCCCAGGATTTGGACTAG